The nucleotide sequence TTTTTTATCTTTTAATTCATTAAATTCATCCGACGAAATCCCAACTATCAGATAGTCTCCAAGCTCTTTTGCCCGTTTTAAAATATTGATATGTCCTCGATGAATTAAATCAAATGTTCCATAAGTAATTACTTTTTTCATAAAAAATCAAATTGCGTAAAGAACAAGTTCTTGGGTTATATGTAAATGTTGCCTCAAATAAAACTTATAATCTGGGTTTAATAACTTAATGTATTGAGGAATTAAAATTAAATCAGTAGGCTTGTGATAAGCACAAATTGCCAATTTTGGCTTATATTTTTTAATTGTTTCTTCTGCTCCTTTAAGAGCCTCCATTTCTGCTCCTTCAATATCCATTTTAATAAAAGTAGCTTCCTGACCATTTAAAACATTATCAATAGAATCACATTGAACTTCAATTTCACCTAAACTTTCAGACAAATATGACCTCTCAGCATTACAATCATTACTATTAAATCTTAATGCTTTTTTCCCCGACCATACTCCTTTGTTTATAGTTCTCACATTTCTAATATTATCACCTTTAACTCTATTAGTTAGTTTACTGTATGAATTTGAATCTGGTTCAAAGCATATTATCTCTTTATACTTGCCATTAACTGAATTAATAAATTTAAGAAGAGTATCTCCATTATAAGCTCCTGCATCAATAAAAACTTCATTTTCACTTAAATTAATAATATCCTTAACAAAATATTGTTCTTTATTAATAAGTCCATAAATCCCATCACATCTCAATGTTAATTTTCCATTTAAATAACCTACAAACGTTTCTTTAGAAACATCATCATTTAGTAATTGGTATGAAAAATAAAATGCGTCTAAATTATCCTCAATAAACTTATAATCTAAAAACTCAACGCTTAATGTTGTGTCTAGAAAGTAAACTTTATTTTTCTTCTTAAGTTCTATAATATTATTTTCAGCGACCAAATAATCCGTAAATCCAATTACTATATTATACGCATCAAACTTAGTATCTATTTCATCAAATGAATAAACAACTTCCCATTCTTTATTTGGCAAGAAATAATATTGCTTATCCACAATAACACCACTGATATTAATATTATGTTCATTTAAAAAAATATTTAGAGTTTTTGCATACCCTCCTGCTCCATAAATCAATAGAGGTAATTTTGAAGAACTTAATTCCTCTAAAAGTAATCTCTTATCAATACTATTTCTCTCGAAACATTTTAACAAATCATGAGCTACAATCATATTTTTTCTTTATTTAAAAGATAAATCAATTCCAAAAACAGGAATTTTTAATTTATCTAAAACATCTTTTCTTTCTTGAAACGAATCATCTATAAAAATAGCGTCCGTATACTTAATATGTTCAAATTTATTATCTTCTCTCTTTAGATGAATAATACTATCAAACAATCTATCAATCTTATAGTTAAGTAATGTCTCTGCTAAATTGAATTGATGTTTTGTTATGAGATGAATTTGTTTTCCTTCGTTTATAAATTTATAAAGGGTAGCGACTAAATTATAATTAATTTTATTGTCTACAATTATTGTATCATCTAAATCAACATATACATGATTGAATTCAATAGCTATTTTAAAGATATTATTTAAAGCTCTATCCATTTCTACTTCAAAATCATTTTCTAATATAGAAACAGGTAATTCAAAAGCATTAAACAAAGATAAGGCTGCAAAATTAATCCCTTTAGCTTTATAAACGGCCGAAGAACCACCTATTCGTGAAGCAATCTCCAACAAAACTAATTCTCCTTGTTTGTTCTCTTTTAGTTGAAAAAACCAAGCTCCATTGAGTTCTAAAGTTGCATTTATTATTAGGGCAATAGAATGAAATCTTTCATCTAAAGCCATCGTTTTTGTATGAACACTTATCCCATTAGCTATCCGACTTCTTTCTCTGGCTCCAGCAAATAACAGTTCTCCTTTAAAATTGGTAAAACAATCAATGGTAAATTCTTTTCCTGGTAAATATTCTAATATTAATGCATTAGGGTGTTTTACAATATGATTATGGACTTCATTAGAATTATTTGCTTTTAAGACACCTCTTGATCCATAACCAACATCGGGTTTCAAAAAAACAGGATAGGTTTGTATCGATTCAATTGTCTGAAAAACTTCAGGAACTTGAATTAAGCTTTTAAACTTCTCATAAGTTTTAGATTTGGACAAACAAATGGAAGTCGTATCAATATCGGAGGAAATTACCTTGCAACCTAATTCCTCCTCATTCTCTTTCAATTTATGGAGAACCAAATCCATCGCTGGATAAATGGCATCAATGTTATATTCAACTACTATTTTTTTTAACGATTCAATAAACAAATCATCTGTTACAAAAGGGATATTACCGATATACTGTTCAAAGACGAATTTACCATGATCATCAATACTATTCCCTCCTATTATATTAAAATGAATAGAATGTTCTAATGACCTATATATTTCCAACGCAACTTCTGAACCACATGGAAATACTAAAATATTTTTTTTACTCATTAGTATTAATAATATTTACAATTTTTTCAGTATCGGAAATACTTAAAACATGACTCAAAGGCAAACACAATATCCTACTAGCAATACTTTCTGAAATAGGCATTGATTGTCCCTTAGTATATTCAATCGTATTCAAAGCAGGATAAAAATACCTCCTGGGAATTATTCCGTTTTCTTTCAATTTTATTTCAACTTTTAAAAGTTGGTTTTCACTTTCAAAAATAACGGGATAATAACTATAATTCCAGCTCGTATTTTCTCTTATTTTTAATGTTTGAAGTTTGGATAAATCCAGATGCTGGTTATAATACTCTATTACTTTTTTTCTTTCTTCCAAAATGAATTCCATATACGGTAATACGGCTAATCCCATCGCTGCTTGCAATTCGGACATTTTTGCATTTATCCCTAAACCATGAAAAGCCAAAGGACCATTGTGACCAAAATTATGACTGTAAAACATTTTATCTATTAAAGATTCATCGTTGGCAAACATAGCTCCCCCTTCACCTGTATGAAATAGTTTGGTTGCGTGAAAACTACAACTACAGATATCTCCATAATTAAAAATAGATTGCCCCTTATAATGCACCCCAAAAGAATGGGCTCCGTCATAAATTACTTTAAGATGGTATTTTTTGGCGATTGCTTCAATTGCTTCCACATCACAAGGATTACCAAATACATGTGTGGCTAATATAGCTGTTGTTTTTTCTGTAATAGCAGCTTCTATTTTGGTTTCGTCGATAGTGAGGTATTCAGGATGTATATCTACAAACACTGGGGTACAATGTTCCCAGACAATGGCGGCAGTAGTTGCCACATAGGAAAAAGGCGTGGTGATGATTTCCCCTTGATTTCCTAATAATTTCAATGCAATTTGCAAAGGAGTCGTGCCATTGTTAGTCGCAATCAAATGAGGAACTCCTAAATGTACCTTTAACTTATCTTCCAATTCCAAAACTAATTCTCCGCGATTAGTCAACCATTGGTTATTCCAAGCGCGTTGCACCTGAAGTTGGTATTCTTCGATAGGCGGTAAGAAAGTTTGAGTTACATTAATCATTTTGTTTGTCTTTAAATTGCCATTGGGCGTCTAAATGAAAGGGTACCCACATCTCAGTTTCACTCTCCACTTGAAAGCTATCGACATTGTTAATACGCAATATAGGTGATTTATTTTCAAAATGATTAACCGACAAATCATAGGTATAAATCCCTTTTGCCAATAAAACATTTGGTAGCTTAATCATCAGTTTCATTTTTTTACTCAGCCAATCTACCTCATGTTTCTCATTTAATATTCCCGCTATGGGCCTTTGTTCTTTATCTCTAAATTCTAAATAAACGAGCGGAACTTTAGCAAAAGACGCTTTAAAAGACAATTCCAATTCAATATGTAAATCATCCCCTCTCTTAATGGATTTAGTTGTCTTATGGTTTAATAATGTTACAGTACCATCATCAAACATAATATTGAGTTCGTTGGAATTAAATTTCCCATAATAAGCATCAATCCCTTTAGGAACATTCTTTCCTTGATACTCAACTACACCATTTTGCATTAAAATGATTTGACTAGAAACCCTAGCTACCATTGGCATACTATGAGATACAAAAATTACGGCGGTATTTGGGAGTAAAGAATCAATTTGTTTAAAGCATTTCAATACAAATCCCAAATCCCCCACTGCCAAAACTTCATCAATAATCAAAACATCAGGTTGCATTTGCGCAGCTATGGCAAACCCCAGACGTACTTTCATACCAGAACTGTAATTCTGTACTGGCATATCTATAAACTCTTCAATCTCAGAAAAGGCGATAATAGCCTCAAACTTTTCTTCAATTTCCTTTTTTGAGAAACCAATGACCGCTGCATTATTGTAGATATTTTCTCTTCCACTAAGGATAGGATTAAATCCAGCACCTAATTCAATCAAAGCACCCACTTTCCCTTTGATAGTAATAGTGCCTTCATCAGGTAAAATCAATCCATTAAGCATTTTTAACAAAGTACTTTTACCCGCACCATTATGCCCTATAAGTCCTAAACACTCCCCTCTTCTTACTTCAAAACTGATATCCTTAACGGCCCAAAACTCATCTTCACGCAAAGTCTTATGCTGTTCTTTTCTGGAAATCCCTCTTATTAAGTCGAGCACTCCATAATAAAGACTTTTCTTTAAGTTCTTCGCAAATTTTTTAGAAACGTTTTCTACTTTGATTAACACTTCTCCCATTAGGCACTCATTCTTTCAGTAATAATCGGAATCGAAACTCGATAAACTACCATTGCTATTAGACTTAAAAAAAAAGTCACTAAAACTAATACTCCCCAAAACATCCAATTTGCAATTGGCATGCCTGTTAATGAATTTCGGATATCTATTAGTAGATAGGTCAAAGGATTTAAATACATTACTTTTTGCATTAATCCACTTTTAGGAACGGCATACAATACAGGACTCACATACATTAAAAGTTGTAACCCAATAGGAATTAGTTTGCTGATATCATTGTACAATACTCCTAATGGCATCAGCAACACCCCAATACTAGTAAATAATAGAATCATTACAATCAAGAAAGGAACAAACAGCAAAATAGTTTGCGATGGTAATATTCGAAAATAAATTAAAAAGAAAAGAATCAAACTCAACTTAATGGTCAAATTAAAAAACAATTTAATAAAACCTAAACTGATTAATGCTTCTTTTTCAAAATTAATCTTTGTTAATATACTTCTGTTGCTATTTACTGTAGTCATTGGCATATTTAAACATTCACCAAAAATGGACCAAATGGTTGTTCCTATCAATACAAAAACTGGATAAGGTATTCCTGTTTCACTTAGATTAATAACACCCGTACCTTGTAAAAAAATCCATATCATAGCATTCATTACCACTGGAACTAATACCCAAAAGATTCCCAAAATGGACTGTCTATGTTGGGATTTTATATCTCTTTTTGCTAACTGTCTAGCCAAGTAGAAAGAAGACTTAAAGCCTTTAATACTCTCTAAAAGTATTTGACGAATGCTATATTTTGTATTATTTGAATAAATTCTTGTTTCCAATGGAATTCTGTTTGTTGATGACCAATATATCCAATATATGGTTTACTAATAAATAATCTATTTTTTAAAAGTACTAATATACATTGGGCCATTCCTAATAAAACCGACCAATGACACAAAAAATAGGCATTTGGGTGATATCTAAAAAAAACACTACAAAACTAACCGTCTTTATATTTCAGTTCGACTGAAGCCTTAGCAGTAGTAAAACCCCGTATCGAAAACCTAATGTCTACACTTCCGACTTCCATCTTCCTTAAAAAACCAGATCAATATCACAGCTGCTTTACTATTGTTTCCTTTCCTCATTGAACGATTAAACAACTAACCAGTTAACCCCTCCGACATATTCTTTGCCCAAAATTCTAAAATAAAAAAATAACCGCTATTTTTACTACAAAAAACTAATATGGCAAAGGTAATCGCTCCATTCAAAATTAAAGGAACACTTGATGATCTCAATTATGTAGTCACTGCAGACGGAAACAATTATGTTCGCACGAAAGGCAAAACAGGGATAACAGCAGAGCAATTTAAAACAAATCCTATTTTCGACCCTATTAGACAACAAGCAAAAGAATTTAAGTACTGCGTACACAAATCCAAAATCTTTAGGTTATTAGCTGCTCGTTTCAATAATATAGCTAAAGACGGTAGTTTCGCTGGCAGAGTAAACAAACTCTTATTAGAAATTCTAGAAGAAGACCTAACGGAATCCAAAGGAAAACGTACCCTTGATAAGGTTTTAAAAACCAAGGACGGCAAAGAAGCATTGCTTCTTTTTGAAAGCAACAAATTGAGACCTTTACGTCAAGTATTAAAAACAATAGAAACGGTTAATCTCGAAAAGCAAACCATAACACTAACCGATTTTAATGCTCAAACACAACTAGATTGGCCTGAAGCTGCAAATGAGGTACGATTCTGTATGGCCACTACCAACTGGAATTATGAGAACGATACCTTTGAAAGCTGTTATAGTGACGAAATAATCCTAAATAAGGAATCCGAGACACAAACATTGACACTCACAACAGCTAAGCCTTTAGAAAACCAACTTCAACTTACATTCCTTTGTATTTATTTTGCAACCAAAGAAAGAAAAAAAGTCAAACTCCTCCACAGAAAGTGGAATAGTTGTACGATTGTTGCTTATCAATCCTCAACAAACTAAACCCTTAAACAATTAACCGATTAACCAGTTAAACCTTTAAACTTTTAAACCCTCATCACCTACCCAATCACCAAATAATTAAACCAATTAACCGATTAACCAGTTAAACCTTTAAACTTTTAAACCCTCAACCTCTTAAACAACTAACCAGTTAACCCTTAAACCCTCATCACCTACCCAATCAGCAAATAATTAACCGATTAACCAGTTAAACCTTTAAACTTTTAAACCCTCAACCTCTTAAACAACTAATCGACTAACGACATCTTCTAACCCCACAATAATTCAAGAAATTTCATTTACTTTGCAGTCTAATCAAAAACAAAAAAACAAGTGCTTTTCTTTTCGAAAAAAAAACAAACTTTAAAGGATTTGATTCCAGACAATCATATTGATATTCACTCGCATTTACTCCCTGGTATTGATGATGGAGCACGCAATATTGAAGAGACATTGTTTTTAACCCAATCACTTCAAAGTTTTGGAATCAAGCAGTTCATCACTACGCC is from Flavobacterium sp. NG2 and encodes:
- a CDS encoding FkbM family methyltransferase; its protein translation is MIVAHDLLKCFERNSIDKRLLLEELSSSKLPLLIYGAGGYAKTLNIFLNEHNINISGVIVDKQYYFLPNKEWEVVYSFDEIDTKFDAYNIVIGFTDYLVAENNIIELKKKNKVYFLDTTLSVEFLDYKFIEDNLDAFYFSYQLLNDDVSKETFVGYLNGKLTLRCDGIYGLINKEQYFVKDIINLSENEVFIDAGAYNGDTLLKFINSVNGKYKEIICFEPDSNSYSKLTNRVKGDNIRNVRTINKGVWSGKKALRFNSNDCNAERSYLSESLGEIEVQCDSIDNVLNGQEATFIKMDIEGAEMEALKGAEETIKKYKPKLAICAYHKPTDLILIPQYIKLLNPDYKFYLRQHLHITQELVLYAI
- a CDS encoding ATP-grasp domain-containing protein; this encodes MSKKNILVFPCGSEVALEIYRSLEHSIHFNIIGGNSIDDHGKFVFEQYIGNIPFVTDDLFIESLKKIVVEYNIDAIYPAMDLVLHKLKENEEELGCKVISSDIDTTSICLSKSKTYEKFKSLIQVPEVFQTIESIQTYPVFLKPDVGYGSRGVLKANNSNEVHNHIVKHPNALILEYLPGKEFTIDCFTNFKGELLFAGARERSRIANGISVHTKTMALDERFHSIALIINATLELNGAWFFQLKENKQGELVLLEIASRIGGSSAVYKAKGINFAALSLFNAFELPVSILENDFEVEMDRALNNIFKIAIEFNHVYVDLDDTIIVDNKINYNLVATLYKFINEGKQIHLITKHQFNLAETLLNYKIDRLFDSIIHLKREDNKFEHIKYTDAIFIDDSFQERKDVLDKLKIPVFGIDLSFK
- a CDS encoding DegT/DnrJ/EryC1/StrS family aminotransferase, producing MINVTQTFLPPIEEYQLQVQRAWNNQWLTNRGELVLELEDKLKVHLGVPHLIATNNGTTPLQIALKLLGNQGEIITTPFSYVATTAAIVWEHCTPVFVDIHPEYLTIDETKIEAAITEKTTAILATHVFGNPCDVEAIEAIAKKYHLKVIYDGAHSFGVHYKGQSIFNYGDICSCSFHATKLFHTGEGGAMFANDESLIDKMFYSHNFGHNGPLAFHGLGINAKMSELQAAMGLAVLPYMEFILEERKKVIEYYNQHLDLSKLQTLKIRENTSWNYSYYPVIFESENQLLKVEIKLKENGIIPRRYFYPALNTIEYTKGQSMPISESIASRILCLPLSHVLSISDTEKIVNIINTNE
- a CDS encoding ABC transporter ATP-binding protein, with protein sequence MGEVLIKVENVSKKFAKNLKKSLYYGVLDLIRGISRKEQHKTLREDEFWAVKDISFEVRRGECLGLIGHNGAGKSTLLKMLNGLILPDEGTITIKGKVGALIELGAGFNPILSGRENIYNNAAVIGFSKKEIEEKFEAIIAFSEIEEFIDMPVQNYSSGMKVRLGFAIAAQMQPDVLIIDEVLAVGDLGFVLKCFKQIDSLLPNTAVIFVSHSMPMVARVSSQIILMQNGVVEYQGKNVPKGIDAYYGKFNSNELNIMFDDGTVTLLNHKTTKSIKRGDDLHIELELSFKASFAKVPLVYLEFRDKEQRPIAGILNEKHEVDWLSKKMKLMIKLPNVLLAKGIYTYDLSVNHFENKSPILRINNVDSFQVESETEMWVPFHLDAQWQFKDKQND
- a CDS encoding ABC transporter permease, with protein sequence METRIYSNNTKYSIRQILLESIKGFKSSFYLARQLAKRDIKSQHRQSILGIFWVLVPVVMNAMIWIFLQGTGVINLSETGIPYPVFVLIGTTIWSIFGECLNMPMTTVNSNRSILTKINFEKEALISLGFIKLFFNLTIKLSLILFFLIYFRILPSQTILLFVPFLIVMILLFTSIGVLLMPLGVLYNDISKLIPIGLQLLMYVSPVLYAVPKSGLMQKVMYLNPLTYLLIDIRNSLTGMPIANWMFWGVLVLVTFFLSLIAMVVYRVSIPIITERMSA